A genomic stretch from Mya arenaria isolate MELC-2E11 chromosome 10, ASM2691426v1 includes:
- the LOC128206043 gene encoding perlucin-like protein — MFSFAVYSVFLVEIILGFQEFGAKRAIQCRHGWIQNGSSCYHFGTDRETWLDAELICERFGAFLAEIDDPVENDFLQRQVDSRKVNFWVGGADTENEAEWMWMSSQRPIQYTHWAPGEPNSYHNSDENCMDLRPRQAGWNDERCSLVQQYVCENNEPIPDLG; from the exons ATGTTTTCTTTCGCTGTGTACAGCGTTTTTCTTGTAGAAATCATACTTGGCTTCCAGGAATTTGGAGCTAAACGAG CCATCCAGTGTCGCCACGGATGGATACAAAACGGCTCCAGTTGTTATCACTTTGGTACAGACCGGGAAACATGGCTGGATGCCGAG TTGATCTGTGAGCGGTTTGGTGCCTTCCTGGCTGAGATTGACGACCCCGTGGAAAACGACTTTCTCCAGAGACAGGTCGACTCTCGTAAAG ttaacTTTTGGGTTGGCGGTGCTGACACTGAGAACGAGGCTGAATGGATGTGGATGAGTTCCCAGCGGCCAATCCAGTACACCCACTGGGCCCCAGGAGAGCCAAACAGCTACCACAACAG CGACGAGAACTGTATGGACCTGAGGCCCAGGCAGGCGGGCTGGAATGACGAGAGGTGCTCCCTGGTACAACAATACGTCTGTGAGAACAACGAGCCGAT